In the genome of Penaeus vannamei isolate JL-2024 chromosome 26, ASM4276789v1, whole genome shotgun sequence, one region contains:
- the LOC113823309 gene encoding histone acetyltransferase KAT6B isoform X1: protein MGPKDRDRGGGGGGGGGGGGGGGGGGGGGGGSGSDGSGSPSASSEMWLKRLLTAIAKIKSQKQRPNLERITQTMRQLYTVPPDEVVTNLQAQVDAGNILYIENKGIESYADPKNPPQRTGRVSSRAPTATSRAADLVGKVVRAVQELGSEGSSLKDIAAHLQAQGALNDPDGANLVRHATKRALQRGFLAQNGKLYTLGTLTKHRKSTGRPPVAKALHLDDDDDDDIGLALHDRTLEANAHLQNTTMPICCECLGTENSVEGGFMHCGTCRTSVHPKCLRLDPASSVRLQKQGWQCEDCKPCIVCRKTASEVLGSLIICTTCDEGYHIRCVTPTLEHRPNSPNWCCSHCTKGPRATNNNNRSNTASPTESIQGEGIASNSTLASNRKGRGRSRKGLQETVRSRKYSSSSSSSRSRSASRWRKSESEQQKELPSDSEDSDGMHGHLGPPKKLLSDKLSKEKAKFFKRSLAEKGKFRAAKSEIRVVSHGSAGTGISGMKRENTSGQVKRVELGSELSSSGPESTTDTSSSDESGADMPKAAIRRTLGHDSDGSPPLQHSKGTMGIKLHGRKSDSLSEGEVDSGSGTPHEERSSSSTNSSSAMLASGHLKGLFDGLSHLYTPYDSRKRPMQERPKYKGPKRILKLSREGETQLCEASGESGGRVGEGVEGIYGGECSGAGSGMGRSGGAWSAWASHRWPGTSVGASSGGTSAIPSTLVAANPLAASVGGGGSQTQAADGRKWRKMKPEGCSSHTGGEDPGVNAEVLLSPPTVESKVSMEPLHRPPLPPGVTERDLEMFKKAQEQAVQEMDKNRTTVQERDPFNMSRCPASIDFGQYDIQTWYSAPYPQEYARLTKLFLCEFCLKYMKSVSMLGRHLEKCLWRTPPGTEIYRKDNLSVFEVDGNVSKIYCQNLCLLAKLFLDHKTLYYDVEPFLFYVLTRNDEKGCHLVGYFSKEKLSALKYNVSCIMTMPQYQRQGYGRFLIDFSYLLSKREGQPGTPEKPLSDLGRVSYTAYWKSVILEYLFHLRDKSSFCIQEVVKDKAMYPADVVYTLNILGFFKRNALGQMVVSIDWNMVEEHYQKQLNNPRRLRLDPEALRWSPLVPGHNVSVQQDSDEEEEEKEETKEKKENDSLEISKNDESCKMDDIKVEESEKEPVLADESSKLQEEEEEPEPEPEPEPEPEPEPEPEPEPESEPEPKKVEEEVSQVPPVLLSPSPKKRGRAAKVPDTAEISESVVEAKEREKENINSSVDDIKQTENISSQNKIDDKMSLASKEDAYVFKEEDESDFEPTFRSLHSERRKSHTLKETQCSLERRRGKRRVRGHNEDERLSLEEPQPTEKDFIKDLVSNKRGNLDSMSTPRNSRRVASSSRVNYGEVDTEDSREITEEDNDSSVMIPKSRRETSSRTRKKPEVGESEEDASVVRETSRNKRKAEAQETEETITSHRESSRTRRKQDTSIGDMEKESHNTSAGESERSQRLRNKTLNSSVNSSREGRRRKHSEIEEEEQAPVDTDKNEAQKNKSQQEAEERLTPKHKRARRSDEKDRTISQNHEVVERHTRRNNEVEETSRTRKSKRIEEQPDPVNLRSKKSRLSRNLSSSDAAAAGLRRSLRGVANGPEEEEHENEEDGMDSGDLEMPHLEPMVDLEKHSATPKSNESTRGRRDCAESRYLTKSEQGRNGKVETNQKGEEKITKVEEPAQPAQPSLVKKRGWPKGVPRGPKNSSRGRGRGPGRPASRGRGRSKFQGAQKPAPLDGPDVQESVPENRQSLNDVTDGQHDEVEEPKGVEPKKDDPVPDPAPGESTPAPEKEADGTAALPEAPVENAAKEDSAEKDDNAQKESKSETEVETDSVAPEEVECKDPEKEVVKDCDTNPAPDVFKDSVVGANTESKESGENDAPEKQEDEMEVEKENHDPAKEAVLEKDVAGEVEQELSEADKAVASIMNGTSETIPNGDCLEHETFSNPPPVEEVPEVPECKVGDGRVDEAYQEEVTKAVESIWGGTEERESNLVEDPRPPEIIEEPKISSPSAPIIPSSPIRHTLSPAIPSCSPLHPEGEVSLQSPANSVDHNRSPESSVPHSPIPSTPPHAPAPPSPTTPVPSPLPPDSPLEPPCAPAPVTPTSPGSPASPPSPSSIGSPTPLHSPSSPNSEIPVDHIQPSASPQPLDLEEDQSCHLPSAEEPMPVPETPLLSTVSSHHSPDVQERKSQHCEPVVKELVQDQQQSQSQPQPQPQSQPQPQPQPQPQPQPQPQCLPQAQSESQPQPETHSQPEPQTEKQQTSQLQTQEQGQGDGPGEEEGHASEPRVQAAVPGVPDTLSAAGRQEENLASQMEQTYEPADATKVDNHPTGQEAAHTHDLALEVGEGPKVTSSAGSTPPSSCGSTNTTSVITRQAPTPTPPHQQEVSSMGVYTPDSTTNSVHSMHGYSQGEFDVSQLGIESPTSISSNEMAHSVEAPQQASTPQSYSDCAQVSNQQVQPPTPTHVQPTTPTHVQPSTPTHTQPTTPTPPHIARTTPTPTPILPQPVPQPQPQPQTHSQTQTQPIITQSTSQIIPAIGVVSLPHTQPHQAPTKHQPSKQRHIQPKPPAQPQVQISSSGSRPPSNLGTQLSPQSAMAAMHASSQAHMMSQRMVAGTPHPPSGLSQHHPMSHHPHAAHPPHPPRTPHVTHSHSQMQNFTHHPNYMMGPHQQMLGHHTSMSYLAQPTVTTYAQAHTPAHSSSYMTSVIQSRMGGPQQPPSQNASSSSTSSTQRATHGASSSGVCGPSPSNYHFLNSSPPGPSPTPTPMGSGQHHAGGVQASASSCSIARLQQLTNGIMDIVPQPPCAGVTPPPSHTVTPPPSHTVTPPPAAAAAAAAAQRNMTPPISNLQSQVPLSYKYKSHQAAAAAQMSSNMMAPAMLGYQVNGYRMPGQAGAMSALNPSYLTNPSFMNQQLPMQMMNMHPQAAGQYQDPRTQPQNTMYPPYSYMSPLQLNGTMRR from the exons aaCACCACCATGCCTATTTGCTGCGAGTGCCTGGGTACAGAAAATAGTGTTGAAGGCGGCTTTATGCACTGTGGTACCTGCCGGACCTCAGTCCACCCCAAGTGTTTGCGTCTTGACCCTGCGTCCTCTGTGAGATTACAAAAGCAAGGGTGGCAATGCGAAGACTGCAAACCTTGTATAGTATGTCGGAAGACTGCATCAGAG GTCCTAGGCAGCCTAATTATATGCACAACATGTGATGAGGGCTACCATATAAGATGCGTCACACCCACACTGGAGCACCGGCCAAATTCCCCCAACTGGTGCTGTTCCCATTGTACCAAAGGGCCGCGagccaccaacaacaataatcgtAGCAATACTGCATCACCTACGGAAAGCATCCAGGGTGAGGGCATAGCCAGCAACAGCACCCTGGCTTCCAATAGAAAAGGGCGAGGGAGGTCCCGGAAGGGTCTCCAGGAAACTGTGAGAAGTAGAAAGTACAGCTCCTCATCGTCCAGTTCGCGGTCAAG GTCAGCATCTCGATGGCGTAAAAGTGAGAGTGAGCAGCAGAAGGAGCTACCCAGCGACTCAGAGGACAGTGATGGTATGCATGGGCATCTTGGCCCTCCAAAGAAACTTCTTAGTGACAAGTTATCCAAAGAAAAGGCTAAGTTTTTCAAAAGGAGTTTGGCTGAGAAGGGTAAATTTAGAGCTGCAAAGAGTGAAATACGGGTGGTGTCTCACGGGAGTGCGGGTACTGGCATAtcagggatgaaaagagagaacacCAGTGGGCAGGTAAAGCGTGTGGAGCTGGGCAGTGAGTTAAGTTCCAGTGGGCCAGAATCAACCACAGACACTAGTAGTAGTGATGAGTCTGGTGCTGACATGCCTAAGGCAGCCATCAGAAGAACACTAGGGCATGATAGTGATGGCAGTCCACCTCTGCAGCACAGCAAGGGAACTATGGGCATTAAACTTCATGGCAGGAAATCTGATTCTCTGAGTGAAGGTGAGGTGGACTCGGGAAGTGGCACACCTCATGAGGAGCGAAGTTCCTCGTCAACTAACTCTTCAAGCGCAATGCTTGCCTCTGGACACTTGAAAGGCCTTTTTGATGGCCTGAGCCACCTCTATACACCGTATGACTCTCGGAAGAGACCAATGCAGGAAAGACCAAAGTATAAAGGACCAAAGAGGATATTAAAGTTATCCAGAGAGGGGGAGACCCAGCTCTGTGAGGCCAGTGGGGAGAGTGGAGGCAGAGTTGGTGAAGGTGTTGAGGGGATCTATGGTGGTGAGTGTAGTGGTGCGGGAAGTGGGATGGGACGAAGTGGGGGGGCATGGTCAGCGTGGGCGTCCCACAGGTGGCCTGGCACCAGTGTGGGGGCAAGCTCGGGTGGCACCAGTGCCATCCCGTCAACTCTGGTAGCAGCCAATCCTCTGGCGGCCAGCGTGGGTGGTGGTGGCAGCCAGACTCAGGCAGCGGATGGACGCAAATGGCGCAAGATGAAGCCCGAGGGCTGCAGCAGCCACACTGGGGGTGAGG ATCCGGGAGTGAATGCTGAAGTGTTGCTCTCCCCGCCCACAGTGGAGAGTAAAGTCAGTATGGAGCCCCTCCATCGACCACCTTTACCCCCAGGAGTCACTGAGAGAGATTTGGAAATGTTTAAGAAGGCTCAGGAACAGGCAGTGCAG GAAATGGATAAAAATAGAACAACGGTTCAAGAGCGGGACCCCTTCAATATGTCACGGTGTCCAGCCAGCATAGATTTTGGCCAGTATGATATTCAGACATGGTATTCCGCTCCATACCCCCAGGAATATGCACG GTTAACCAAACTGTTCCTTTGTGAATTCTGTCTTAAGTACATGAAAAGTGTCTCTATGTTGGGCCGGCACTTGGAAAAGTGTCTTTGGCGCACTCCACCTGGTACTGAAATCTACCGGAAAGATAATCTTTCTGTCTTTGAG GTGGATGGTAATGTGAGCAAAATATATTGTCAGAATCTGTGCCTATTAGCTAAATTGTTCCTGGATCATAAGACTCTATACTATGATGTAGAACCCTTTCTCTTCTACGTTTTAACTCGCAATGATGAGAAGGGTTGCCATCTTGTTGGATACTTCAGTAAGGAGAAGCTCTCAGCATTAAAATATAATGTGTCATGTATCATGACTATGCCACAGTACCAGCGGCAAGGCTACGGGCGTTTCCTTATTGATTTTA GCTACTTGCTGTCGAAAAGAGAGGGCCAGCCAGGAACACCTGAGAAGCCCCTCTCCGACCTGGGAAGAGTTTCTTACACTGCCTATTGGAAGTCGGTTATCTTGGAGTACCTGTTTCACCTACGGGACAAAAGCTCCTTCTGTATCCAAGAAGTGGTCAAGGACAAAGCCATGTATCCTGCTGATGTTGTGTATACACTGAATATTCTTGGCTTCTTTAAGAGAAATGCATTAGGACA AATGGTAGTTAGCATAGACTGGAATATGGTAGAGGAACACTACCAGAAGCAGCTGAACAACCCCCGGAGATTGCGGCTAGATCCAGAAGCACTCCGCTGGTCACCACTTGTACCTGGGCATAATGTATCCGTGCAACAAGACTCTGATGAG gaggaggaagagaaagaagagacaaaggagaagaaagaaaatgacagtcTGGAGATCAGCAAAAACGATGAATCATGTAAGATGGATGACATCAAGGTGGAGGAATCGGAGAAGGAACCAGTGTTGGCAGATGAAAGCAGCAAactacaagaggaggaggaagagccagAGCCGGAGCCGGAGCCAGAACCTGAGCcggagccagagccagagccagagccggAGCCAGAGTCGGAGCCTGAGCccaagaaagtggaggaggaagtatCCCAAGTGCCTCCTGTGCTGTTGTCACCTTCCCCCAAGAAGCGAGGAAGAGCTGCCAAGGTCCCCGACACAGCCGAGATTTCGGAGTCTGTG GTGGAagccaaagagagggagaaggagaatattaACAGCAGTGTTGATGATATCAAACAGACTGAAAACATTTCCTCACAAAACAAAATTGATGACAAGATGTCATTAGCCTCAAAGGAGGATGCTTATGTTtttaaggaagaggatgagagcgaTTTTGAACCTACCTTCCGAAGCCTCCACAGCGAAAGGAGGAAGTCACATACCCTCAAGGAAACTCAGTGTTCTctggagaggcggagagggaaacGAAGAGTGAGAGGCCACAACGAAGATGAGAGGCTGAGCTTAGAGGAGCCGCAGCCAACAGAAAAAG ATTTTATCAAAGACCTAGTGAGCAACAAGAGAGGCAATCTAGATTCAATGTCTACACCAAGGAACTCAAGGAGAGTGGCATCCAGCTCACGAGTTAACTATGGGGAAGTAGACACTGAAGATTCAAGGGAAATTACAGAGGAAGACAATGATTCCTCAGTCATGATACCAAAGAGCCGGAGGGAAACCTCTAGTAGGACTAGAAAGAAACCTGAAGttggagagagtgaagaagacgCCTCTGTTGTCAGGGAAACatctagaaataaaagaaaagcggAAGCACAAGAAACCGAGGAAACCATCACAAGCCACAGAGAGTCCTCGAGAACTCGGAGAAAGCAAGACACCTCCATAGGGGACATGGAAAAGGAATCTCATAATACATCAGCAGGGGAGTCAGAGCGTTCACAGAGACTCAGGAATAAGACCTTGAACTCCTCTGTCAACAGTAGTAGGGAAGGTCGGAGGAGGAAACACTCCGAGattgaggaggaagagcaagcaCCAGTGGATACTGACAAGAATGAGGCTCAGAAAAATAAGAGCCagcaggaggcagaggagagactAACTCCAAAGCACAAACGAGCGAGAAGGAGTGATGAGAAAGACCGCACAATCAGTCAGAACCATGAAGTTGTTGAGAGACACACGAGAAGAAATAATGAAGTTGAGGAAACATCAAGAACCAGAAAGTCCAAACGCATTGAAGAGCAACCAGATCCGGTCAACCTCAGATCGAAAAAGTCAAGGCTGAGCAGAAACCTCTCCTCCTCAGACGCAGCAGCTGCTGGCTTGAGGAGGAGTCTGCGTGGAGTTGCCAATGGACCAGAAGAGGAAGAacatgagaatgaggaggatgg CATGGACAGCGGAGACCTGGAGATGCCCCACCTGGAGCCCATGGTGGACCTGGAGAAACACTCAGCCACTCCAAAGTCCAACGAG TCAACAAGAGGGAGGCGAGATTGTGCTGAGAGTCGTTATCTCACAAAGTCGGAGCAAGGAAGAAATGGCAAGGTGGAGACCAaccagaagggagaagagaagatcaCCAAGGTGGAAGAGCCTGCCCAGCCTGCCCAGCCTTCCCTCGTCAAGAAGCGAGGCTGGCCCAAGGGAGTGCCTCGTGGGCCCAAGAACTCTAGTCGTGGTCGAGGCCGGGGTCCAGGTAGACCAGCCAGCCGGGGGCGGGGCAGATCCAAG TTTCAGGGAGCGCAAAAGCCTGCTCCACTGGATGGTCCTGATGTGCAAGAGAGCGTACCTGAGAATCGTCAGTCCCTGAATGATGTCACGGACGGACAGCATGATGAAGTTGAAGAGCCGAAGGGGGTTGAACCTAAAAAGGATGACCCAGTTCCAGATCCTGCTCCTGGGGAGAGTACTCCAGCACCAGAGAAAGAGGCTGATGGCACTGCAGCACTCCCAGAAGCCCCTGTGGAAAATGCTGCGAAGGAGGACAGTGCTGAAAAAGATGATAACGCACAGAAGGAAAGTAAGAGTGAGACCGAGGTTGAGACGGACAGTGTTGCGCCGGAGGAAGTGGAATGTAAAGACCCCGAGAAAGAGGTTGTTAAAGATTGTGATACAAATCCCGCTCCGGACGTTTTCAAGGACAGTGTTGTGGGTGCTAATACAGAAAGCAAAGAAAGTGGTGAGAATGATGCACCAGAGAAGcaggaggatgagatggaggtAGAAAAGGAAAACCATGACCCAGCCAAGGAGGCAGTGCTGGAGAAAGAtgtggcaggggaggtggagcaAGAGCTAAGTGAAGCTGACAAAGCTGTTGCCAGCATCATGAATGGCACCAGTGAGACCATACCCAATGGTGATTGTCTGGAACATGAAACTTTTAGCAATCCTCCTCCTGTTGAAGAGGTGCCTGAGGTTCCAGAATGTAAAGTTGGGGATGGTAGGGTGGACGAAGCTTACCAAGAAGAGGTCACAAAAGCCGTAGAGAGCATCTGGGGTGGCACAGAAGAACGAGAATCAAACCTGGTCGAGGATCCTCGGCCACCTGAAATTATAGAGGAGCCCAAAATATCTAGCCCGTCTGCCCCAATCATTCCTTCATCACCCATCCGCCACACTCTTTCTCCTGCCATCCCATCATGTTCTCCTCTCCACCCTGAAGGTGAAGTGTCTCTACAAAGTCCAGCTAATTCTGTTGACCATAATAGATCCCCAGAATCTTCCGTTCCACACTCCCCTATACCGAGCACCCCTCCACATGCCCCTGCACCTCCGTCCCCCACTACACCAGTACCCTCCCCATTGCCACCGGACTCCCCTCTGGAGCCGCCATGTGCCCCAGCTCCTGTCACTCCAACCTCACCAGGATCTCcagcctcccctccttctccctcctctataggatctcccactcctctccattctccatcTTCTCCGAACTCTGAGATTCCAGTAGACCACATTCAACCTTCAGCTTCTCCTCAGCCACTGGATCTGGAGGAAGACCAGTCGTGTCACTTGCCATCTGCTGAAGAACCAATGCCTGTGCCTGAGACACCCTTACTCTCTACAGTTTCTAGTCACCACAGCCCTGATGTCCAGGAGAGAAAAAGTCAGCATTGTGAACCTGTTGTAAAAGAGCTTGTTCAGGATCAACAGCAGTCTCAGTCTCAGCCCCAGCCACAACCTCAGTCCCAACCTCAGCCTCAGCCacaaccacaacctcagccacaacctCAGCCTCAGTGTTTGCCCCAAGCTCAGTCAGAGTCTCAACCACAGCCAGAGACACATTCACAACCAGAgccacagacagaaaaacaacagACATCACAGTTGCAGACCCAAGAACAAGGGCAAGGGGATGGtcctggagaagaagaaggccatGCAAGTGAGCCACGTGTCCAGGCTGCTGTACCTGGAGTTCCGGATACCCTGAGTGCTGCTGGCCGTCAGGAAGAGAACCTGGCATCCCAGATGGAGCAAACATATGAACCTGCTGATGCCACCAAAGTTGATAATCATCCCACGGGACAAGAGGCTGCTCACACCCATGATCTAGCACTGGAAGTTGGAGAGGGGCCAAAGGTGACAAGTTCTGCTGGAAGCACTCCTCCATCCTCTTGTGGGTCTACCAACACTACGTCAGTGATAACAAGGCaggcacccacacccaccccaccacaccaacAGGAAGTTAGTAGTATGGGTGTTTACACACCTGATTCTACAACAAATTCGGTCCACTCAATGCACGGTTATTCACAGGGTGAGTTTGATGTGTCTCAACTTGGAATTGAGTCACCGACTTCTATATCCAGCAATGAGATGGCTCACTCAGTAGAAGCCCCTCAGCAAGCCTCCACACCCCAGAGTTATAGTGACTGTGCACAAGTATCCAACCAGCAGGTCCAGCCCCCAACACCCACACATGTTCAGCCCACAACACCAACTCATGTACAGCCAtcaaccccaacacacacacaacccacaacacCAACCCCACCACACATAGCCCGGACAACACCAACCCCAACTCCAATTTTACCCCAGCCTGTTCCACAGCCCCAGCCTCAACCTCAAACCCATTCGCAGACACAGACGCAACCCATTATTACACAGTCTACTTCTCAGATCATCCCAGCCATTGGTGTAGTATCCCTACCACATACTCAACCACATCAAGCCCCAACAAAACACCAACCTTCAAAACAGAGGCATATTCAGCCAAAACCACCAGCACAACCCCAGGTCCAGATCTCATCTTCAGGATCTCGACCACCTTCAAATCTAGGAACTCAGTTATCACCTCAGTCTGCAATGGCTGCTATGCATGCCTCCAGTCAGGCTCATATGATGTCGCAGCGGATGGTTGCTGGGACACCACACCCGCCCTCAGGCCTGAGTCAGCACCACCCTATGTCCCACCATCCTCATGCTGCAcatcctccacaccctccacgcACACCACATGTAACACATTCACACTCTCAAATGCAGAATTTCACTCATCATCCAAATTACATGATGGGACCACACCAGCAGATGTTGGGTCACCACACTTCCATGAGTTACTTGGCCCAGCCAACTGTAACAACTTATGCCCAAGCTCACACTCCTGCTCACTCCTCGTCTTACATGACTTCTGTTATCCAGTCCCGCATGGGCGGCCCTCAGCAACCTCCCAGTCAAAATGCCTCGTCCTCTTCTACCTCCAGTACTCAACGTGCAACACATGGGGCTAGCTCTTCTGGTGTATGTGGGCCATCACCCAGCAATTATCACTTCCTAAACTCCAGTCCCCCTGGGCCATCCCCAACGCCAACACCCATGGGGAGTGGCCAACATCATGCTGGAGGAGTACAAGCAAGTGCATCATCATGTAGTATAGCACGGTTACAGCAACTCACAAATGGGATAATGGATATTGTTCCTCAACCTCCCTGTGCAGGTGTGACGCCTCCACCCTCTCACACTGTCACACCTCCTCCGTCTCACACAGTAACCCCGCCtcctgcagcagcagcagctgctgcGGCAGCCCAGCGCAACATGACACCTCCCATCTCAAATTTACAATCCCAGGTGCCATTGTCGTATAAGTATAAATCCCACCAAGCAGCAGCTGCAGCACAGATGTCCTCCAACATGATGGCTCCTGCGATGTTGGGATACCAAGTAAATGGATATCGCATGCCTGGCCAAGCGGGGGCAATGTCAGCCCTCAATCCTTCGTACCTGACCAACCCTTCATTTATGAATCAGCAGCTACCAATGCAGATGATGAATATGCACCCGCAGGCCGCGGGCCAGTACCAAGACCCTCGCACCCAGCCCCAGAACACCATGTACCCACCATATTCGTATATGTCCCCACTGCAGCTCAATGGCACCATGCGGCGGTAG